A single window of Collinsella aerofaciens DNA harbors:
- a CDS encoding dihydrofolate reductase, with amino-acid sequence MTCKLSAIVAVCEDWGIGCEGDMVVSNRADMRHFVACTKGCPVIMGRKTLLSFPGGRPLKNRRNIVLTRDEDFAPEGVDVVHSIDEALAAVAYEPVAWVIGGGDVYRQFLPYCVEAEVTHNHCVHVVDTYFPDLDADPAWEIAWRGGVATIASGEGDEGVDYEFVTYRRVEA; translated from the coding sequence ATGACGTGTAAGCTATCTGCTATCGTCGCCGTGTGTGAGGATTGGGGCATTGGGTGCGAGGGCGACATGGTGGTGTCCAATCGCGCCGACATGCGCCATTTTGTGGCGTGCACCAAAGGTTGCCCGGTTATTATGGGGCGCAAGACCCTGTTGAGTTTTCCCGGTGGGCGTCCGCTCAAGAACCGCCGCAATATCGTACTCACGCGCGACGAGGATTTTGCGCCCGAGGGCGTCGACGTGGTGCATAGCATTGACGAAGCGCTCGCCGCGGTTGCCTATGAGCCTGTTGCATGGGTGATCGGTGGCGGCGATGTGTATCGGCAGTTTTTGCCGTATTGCGTCGAGGCCGAGGTCACGCATAACCACTGCGTGCATGTCGTGGACACGTACTTTCCCGACTTGGACGCCGATCCCGCGTGGGAGATTGCGTGGCGTGGCGGTGTTGCCACGATTGCCTCGGGCGAGGGCGACGAGGGTGTCGATTATGAGTTCGTGACGTATCGTCGCGTTGAGGCGTAA
- a CDS encoding MATE family efflux transporter codes for MAKKSTAIDVTQGVIWQQLLSLCVPIFFSSFFQQAYTLIGTYIVGQFGGKLALGGIQATMVLTELCIGFCVGAGAGCAVITGQYFGQHDDERLSRSVHTAMTLALVGGIAFSILGIVFVEPMLVLMNTPHELLAEGVAYARCYFAAMVAALLLNMGTALLRAVGDTRGPAVIIASGCLVNVVLDIIFVAVLHMEALGCGIAVALTICSNATMIVLRMMRAPGAWRLSLSKLGIDRGICKSMISCGLPLGFQSAAYSISNVLIQVSVNSFGADVTTAWGLSGRLDGIIWMVTEALGVSITTFSAQNFGARNYERMRKGYHTSLVLSFMLIGGLSAVLLVFSGPLSRLFVDDASISAYTTTILHFIAPFYAIFSIIENASGSIRGAGVSLQPMMLTIFGTVVLRVIWVFAIMPFDPSLEHLLLVYPVTWLITATMFTIYHHSGNWLGRATA; via the coding sequence GTGGCTAAGAAATCTACGGCTATCGATGTAACGCAGGGTGTTATTTGGCAGCAGCTGCTTTCGCTGTGCGTTCCCATCTTTTTTAGTTCGTTTTTTCAGCAGGCCTACACGCTTATCGGTACCTATATCGTCGGTCAGTTTGGCGGCAAGCTCGCGCTAGGTGGCATTCAAGCTACGATGGTGCTCACCGAGCTCTGCATTGGCTTTTGCGTTGGCGCCGGCGCCGGCTGCGCGGTCATTACCGGTCAGTATTTTGGTCAGCACGATGATGAGCGACTGAGTCGTTCGGTCCATACAGCCATGACGCTCGCGCTGGTGGGCGGTATCGCTTTCTCGATTCTTGGCATAGTGTTCGTTGAGCCCATGCTGGTGCTTATGAACACGCCGCATGAACTATTGGCCGAGGGCGTGGCCTATGCTCGCTGTTATTTTGCCGCGATGGTTGCGGCACTGCTGCTTAATATGGGAACCGCACTGCTGCGTGCCGTGGGCGACACGCGCGGCCCCGCCGTGATCATTGCCTCTGGCTGCCTGGTTAACGTGGTGCTGGATATCATTTTTGTCGCTGTGTTGCATATGGAGGCGCTGGGCTGCGGCATCGCGGTGGCGCTGACCATTTGCTCCAATGCAACGATGATCGTGTTGCGCATGATGCGCGCTCCGGGTGCATGGCGTCTTTCGCTGTCTAAGCTCGGTATCGATCGCGGTATTTGCAAGAGTATGATCTCGTGTGGTCTGCCACTCGGTTTTCAATCGGCTGCCTATTCGATCTCGAACGTGCTGATCCAGGTGTCGGTTAATTCGTTTGGCGCCGATGTCACGACTGCTTGGGGTCTATCTGGGCGCCTGGATGGCATTATCTGGATGGTGACCGAGGCGCTCGGCGTATCGATCACTACGTTCTCGGCGCAGAACTTTGGCGCGCGCAACTACGAGCGCATGCGCAAGGGCTACCATACGTCGCTCGTGCTGTCGTTTATGCTCATTGGTGGCCTGTCTGCCGTGCTGCTGGTGTTCTCGGGCCCGCTGTCGCGTTTGTTTGTCGACGATGCTTCGATTTCGGCGTACACCACGACTATCCTCCATTTCATTGCGCCGTTCTATGCGATTTTCTCGATTATCGAGAACGCCTCGGGTTCCATCCGCGGCGCCGGCGTGAGTTTGCAGCCTATGATGCTCACCATCTTTGGCACCGTTGTCTTGAGGGTGATCTGGGTGTTTGCGATCATGCCCTTCGATCCGTCGCTCGAGCATCTACTGCTGGTTTACCCCGTAACCTGGCTCATCACCGCAACCATGTTCACCATCTACCACCACAGCGGCAACTGGCTAGGTCGCGCCACCGCCTAG
- a CDS encoding DUF134 domain-containing protein, translating to MAGRREKLRRVGIIPEYRGFTPDGLASGDAIDMTVDELEVLRLCDLEGLNQEAVAQQMGIARATVAAICSRAHRKVADALVNGRALVIEGGNIAYSPIASTTAAWPAKEVGTMRVATTYDNGNIFMHFGRSEQFKIYDIQDGKVLNEQVVGTGGTGHGALAGLLANGGVDTLICGGIGGGAINALAQAGITVYAGAQGSCDACVEALIAGTLAQNGEATCGCHGHDHGHAHEHGESCSCHDHHEHEGHEGCGCH from the coding sequence ATGGCAGGAAGACGCGAAAAACTGCGCCGCGTCGGGATCATCCCCGAATACCGCGGCTTCACCCCCGATGGCCTGGCCAGCGGTGATGCCATCGACATGACCGTCGACGAGCTTGAGGTGCTGCGCCTGTGCGACCTGGAAGGTCTCAACCAAGAGGCGGTCGCCCAGCAGATGGGCATCGCCCGTGCAACGGTGGCGGCCATTTGCAGCCGCGCGCATCGCAAGGTGGCCGATGCGCTGGTCAACGGACGAGCGCTCGTCATCGAGGGCGGCAATATCGCGTACTCCCCCATCGCCTCGACGACGGCCGCATGGCCAGCAAAGGAGGTCGGCACCATGAGGGTGGCAACGACGTACGACAACGGCAACATCTTTATGCACTTTGGCCGCAGCGAGCAGTTCAAGATCTACGACATTCAGGACGGCAAGGTGCTCAACGAGCAGGTCGTGGGCACCGGCGGCACCGGCCACGGCGCCCTGGCGGGCCTGCTCGCCAACGGCGGTGTGGACACGCTCATCTGCGGCGGCATCGGCGGTGGCGCCATCAACGCGCTTGCCCAAGCCGGCATCACGGTATACGCAGGTGCCCAGGGCAGCTGCGACGCTTGCGTCGAAGCCCTTATTGCCGGCACGCTCGCACAGAACGGCGAGGCCACATGCGGCTGCCACGGCCATGACCACGGCCACGCCCACGAACACGGCGAGTCCTGCAGCTGCCACGACCATCACGAGCACGAGGGCCACGAGGGCTGTGGCTGCCACTAA
- a CDS encoding cob(I)yrinic acid a,c-diamide adenosyltransferase produces MYTGDGKGKTTAALGLALRATGYGLDVLRLQFAKKLHCAEHDAAPRLGLRIVQADRDTPEACAAQIMELACEQISQVDVLILDELGEAMRRGFVTREDVEALIAIKPATTELVLTGRGLLPLADLADLVTEIRPIKHYFDEGLLARQGIEY; encoded by the coding sequence ATCTATACAGGCGACGGCAAGGGCAAGACGACGGCTGCGCTGGGGCTCGCGCTGCGCGCGACGGGCTACGGGCTCGACGTTCTTAGGCTGCAGTTTGCCAAGAAACTGCACTGCGCCGAACACGATGCCGCGCCGCGCCTGGGGCTGCGCATCGTACAAGCTGACCGCGACACGCCCGAGGCTTGCGCCGCACAGATCATGGAGCTCGCATGCGAGCAGATATCACAGGTCGACGTTCTGATTTTGGACGAACTCGGCGAGGCCATGCGCCGCGGCTTCGTGACACGCGAGGATGTCGAAGCGCTGATCGCGATAAAGCCCGCCACCACGGAACTCGTGCTCACCGGCCGCGGGCTGCTGCCGTTGGCCGACCTCGCGGACTTAGTCACCGAAATACGTCCCATCAAACACTACTTCGACGAAGGCCTCCTAGCCCGCCAAGGCATCGAATACTAA
- the thyA gene encoding thymidylate synthase: MSKADQQFVTMCRDILDHGTTTEGQKVRPVWEDGTPAYTIKNFGVTARYDLREEFPALTLRRTALKSAMDEILWIYQKKSNNVHDLNSHIWDEWADETGSIGKAYGYQIGQKSHYAEGDFDQMDRVLYDLKHTPYSRRIMTNTYVFSDLSEMHLYPCAYSVTYNVTQRPQDDKPTLNMILNQRSQDILAANNWNVCQYAILLMMVAQSVDMIPGELLHVIADAHIYDRHVDIVRELIERPQFAAPKVTLNPDVHDFYAFTTDDLIVEGYEHGPQVKNIPIAV, translated from the coding sequence ATGAGCAAAGCTGATCAGCAGTTTGTAACCATGTGCCGCGATATCTTGGATCATGGCACCACCACCGAGGGCCAAAAGGTCCGTCCGGTGTGGGAGGACGGCACCCCTGCCTATACCATTAAAAACTTTGGTGTCACGGCGCGCTATGATCTGCGCGAGGAGTTCCCCGCGCTCACCCTGCGTCGTACGGCGCTTAAGTCTGCCATGGACGAGATTCTGTGGATCTATCAAAAGAAGTCCAATAACGTGCATGATCTCAACAGCCATATCTGGGATGAGTGGGCCGATGAGACCGGTTCCATCGGTAAAGCCTACGGCTATCAGATTGGTCAGAAGAGCCATTACGCCGAGGGCGACTTCGACCAGATGGACCGTGTGCTGTACGACCTTAAGCACACGCCGTATAGTCGCCGCATTATGACCAATACGTACGTGTTTAGCGATCTGTCCGAGATGCACCTTTATCCGTGCGCCTATAGCGTGACCTATAACGTGACGCAGCGTCCTCAGGACGACAAGCCGACGCTCAACATGATTCTCAACCAGCGCAGCCAGGACATTTTGGCCGCGAACAACTGGAACGTGTGCCAGTACGCCATTTTGCTGATGATGGTCGCGCAGTCGGTCGATATGATTCCCGGTGAGCTGCTGCACGTGATCGCCGACGCCCATATCTATGATCGTCATGTCGATATCGTCCGCGAGCTTATCGAGCGTCCGCAGTTTGCGGCACCCAAGGTAACGCTCAACCCCGATGTGCATGACTTCTATGCGTTTACGACCGATGACCTGATCGTCGAGGGCTATGAGCACGGCCCGCAGGTCAAGAACATTCCCATTGCGGTGTAG
- a CDS encoding RNA methyltransferase: MTDAVEVLRIDSLEDERLDAYVRLTERELRCVLEPQKGIFIAESAKVIERAVRAGYEPVSFLLGERWLDQMMPLFERLVVREGAGPVPVFVASMELMEQLTGFNVTRGALAAFRRPRQIPVDEFLGGVVEAAGERPVRVCVLEGIVDHTNVGAIFRSAAALNVDGILVSPTCCDPLYRRSARVSMGTVFQVPWTRIGSEARVWPHDGLAALHEAGFSCAAMALTDDSVSLDDPALQEVDRLAIFMGTEGAGLGAKTIAGCDRAVRIPMAHGVDSLNVAAASAVAFWQLCPHVSNEYHYQPGLYH, from the coding sequence ATGACTGATGCCGTTGAGGTTCTGCGAATTGATTCGCTCGAGGACGAGCGGCTCGATGCCTACGTGCGACTGACCGAGCGTGAGCTGCGCTGCGTGCTAGAGCCGCAAAAGGGCATCTTTATCGCCGAGAGTGCCAAGGTTATTGAGCGCGCGGTGCGTGCCGGATACGAGCCGGTGAGCTTTCTTTTGGGCGAACGCTGGCTCGACCAGATGATGCCGCTGTTTGAGCGCCTGGTTGTGCGCGAGGGTGCAGGTCCGGTTCCTGTGTTCGTGGCTTCCATGGAACTCATGGAGCAGCTGACGGGCTTTAACGTGACGCGCGGTGCGCTCGCGGCGTTTCGTCGCCCGCGGCAGATTCCGGTTGATGAGTTCTTGGGTGGCGTCGTCGAGGCGGCGGGGGAGCGCCCGGTGCGCGTGTGCGTGCTCGAGGGTATTGTCGACCACACGAACGTGGGTGCGATTTTCCGCTCGGCCGCCGCGCTCAATGTCGACGGTATTTTGGTCAGTCCGACGTGCTGCGACCCGCTGTACCGTCGCTCGGCCCGCGTGAGCATGGGCACGGTGTTTCAGGTGCCGTGGACGCGTATTGGCAGCGAGGCTCGTGTGTGGCCGCACGATGGCCTGGCGGCACTGCACGAAGCCGGTTTTTCGTGCGCTGCGATGGCGCTGACGGACGACTCCGTTTCGCTGGACGATCCTGCGCTGCAGGAGGTTGATCGCCTGGCGATCTTTATGGGCACCGAGGGTGCCGGCCTGGGCGCCAAGACTATCGCGGGCTGCGACCGAGCCGTGCGCATTCCGATGGCGCACGGGGTCGATTCGCTCAACGTGGCCGCGGCGAGTGCCGTCGCCTTTTGGCAGCTGTGCCCGCACGTGAGCAACGAGTATCACTACCAGCCGGGGCTGTATCACTAG